The segment TTCTGCTTCGGCGCTTGGCTGCCGGAAGAATGCTGATCCACAGGGGCTTCCTGGTCCCCGGATGACTCATCCTGTACCGGACTGGATGAGCACGAGGACAATAACGCCGCGGACAGTAACCATATCCAGGATTTTTTCATGTGCTGAACCTCCTCTGTTTCGATAAATAAAAATACTGCCGGATTTCCGGCAGTATTTAACATTTACACCCGCACCATATGAGACTGAACAATGTCGGCATCACTCATCTGCTGCAACCCGTCAGAAGTGTAGAGGAATTTCTCGTGTCCGCGCCCGGTAATCAGAATCCGATCGCCTGCATTCGCCGAATGAATGGCTTGGAGAATCGCATCCTGACGGTTCGCGACAAATTCACTCTTAGACAAATGCTGCTCCGACAGCCCCTGCCTCATATCGAGAAAAATATCTTCAATCTGCTCTGAGTATACATTGTCTGAAGTGAACACAACACCATCTGCCAAATCAGCCGCAATACCGGCCATGACGGGACGCTTCAATCGGTCTCTTTCACCTCGACAGCCCATGACGCAAATAATTTTGCCTGAAGTGCACTCTCGAGCCGTTAGCAGCGCAGCCTTCAGCCCTTCCGGATTGTGGGCATAATCTATGGTGATATTAAAGTCTTGGCCCGTCGATACATCCTCAAATCTTCCGGATATTCCTGTAAAGGATTGCAGCCCTCGGGTAATCTCATCCCAGGACAGCCCTTCGCATGAACAGATCGCAGCCGCTGCAAGAGCATTGTACACATTATGAAGTCCTGGAACCTTCAATACTACAGGGTACTGATCCCCCGTGTAGGTCTGAATTGTGAACCTGGTGCCTTGCTCGGCTCTTTCGACCTGAATGCCGCGAAGATGACAGTCTTCACCGAGGCCATAAGTAACCACCTGTGCGGCCGTTCTTTTGGCATAGTATGCGGATGCAGCATCGTCTCCGTTCAGCACCGCGGTTTTCTGCATATCGTCTACGCTATTGCCAAGTCTTGAGAACAGCAGCTCCTTAGAGCCTCGATACTCGTCCATATGATGATGATAGTCCAGATGATCGTGGGCGAGATTTGTAAATGCAGCGGTTTGAAAACCACAGCCCAGCACTCTCCCCATATCCAGACCATGAGAGGATACCTCTACGACCGCGTACTCGGCACCGGCATTCGCAATCGTTCTTAAGAATTTCTGAAGTCGCAATGGATCCGGCGTTGTGTTCACGGCTTCTTCCTGAATGTCTTTATAGGTCATACTCAAGGTGCCAACACTACCCGCATTGCGGCCGGATGCATTAAGGAGATGCTCCACCATATGGGCGGTGGTTGTTTTGCCGTTCGTCCCGGTAATGCCGATCAGGCGAAGTCCACAGGATGGATTGTCATAAAAAGCATTGGCGATGATCGGCAGCGCACGCCGGGTGTCAGGCACGATGACGAGACTCACTTCCGGTGGTACACCGGGAATGAAGCGCTCCGCCATAATGGCTGCCGCTCCGTTGCGGATAGCCTCCTCCGCGTACTGATGTCCGTCCTGCTGAAAACCGGTAATGCAAATAAACATGCCGCCCGGCTCTATTTTTCGTGAATCGATCTCAATCTGGCTGATATCAATCTCAAGGTCCCCAGTTATGCGCTTTAGCTTCAGCTGATCAATCATACGTGATAATTTCATGGCGTAACCTCACTAGGAACTAGGATGATGGTCTTTGTATGTTTACCCTATTTCGGACCTGCCTATACCCGGCAGCCGCCCTGCAGGTTCACAACAAGAAAAGAGCATATCTGGTCATTACCCAAAAATTCGCTCTTTGCACCTAAAAAATGTGGCACGATGAATATATCGGTATAATTGAAGCAACTATTTACCACTGATCAACGAGCAGGGCATACACAATGCCTGGACCATGAACACCAATGGTGAGATCGTTCTCAATGTCTGCCGACCGGCTTGGCCCGGATATGAAATGAATACCTGCCGGAAGTTTCTCTCGTCCCGCACTGTCCAGCTCCGCAAGAACTTCGCCCAGCCTGGTCACGAGCCGGCTTACAGGGATAATCGCAATCAGCACTGCGGGCAGCAAACTGACGGATCGACCCTGGTGCGCCGAGGATTTAGTAACGAGCGAGCCTGTATAGGCTACGGCATGATCGGCTTCGATTACCCCAATCTCAGCCCGCGCCGCATGCTCGATCCCATTGATGTCCACTTCGTCATTCCAGACTGAAACCTGTGCATGCTGCAGCTGCTGTGCGAGCCTTAACCGATCAAGACCAGGCTGATGATGCATTAATATGCGGGTAGCCTTCATTTCTTCTGCAAGGCCTACGATGAAATTCGCAGCTTCCGCCGAGGTTGCTAGATGTACAGCCTGTCCGCCTGCAGCCTGAAAATTGGCTGTAAATTGCTGCAGCTGTTCTTCCGTGGTCCATTGAAAGGAGTTCCAGAATTCAGGTGCTCCGCGAAAGGGCTGCTCCGGCTTGGATTGAATACGCGGTCTGTTCAGTCTGGCTGCAATGCCTTCCATAAATGACTTCTGTTTCAGAAGAGAGGCAGCCTGAAGCTCGGCTAGCCAAGCTTCTCGGGAATTCGGACTCCCGGCACCAGATTGATCGGCATTCACATTGTGCGAGCTGGATCGATTCTGCTTCAAGACTCATCACCTCCGCGCTGCCGCTTCTTCAGCTCTGAAGCAAGTCTTTGCTCCAGCTCTTGCGGCATGTTCTGTTGCTCTGACTCTAGCTCCTGCTTCAGATTGGGCCACTGCTGCCTGAACGATTGGT is part of the Paenibacillus algicola genome and harbors:
- a CDS encoding UDP-N-acetylmuramoyl-L-alanyl-D-glutamate--2,6-diaminopimelate ligase, giving the protein MKLSRMIDQLKLKRITGDLEIDISQIEIDSRKIEPGGMFICITGFQQDGHQYAEEAIRNGAAAIMAERFIPGVPPEVSLVIVPDTRRALPIIANAFYDNPSCGLRLIGITGTNGKTTTAHMVEHLLNASGRNAGSVGTLSMTYKDIQEEAVNTTPDPLRLQKFLRTIANAGAEYAVVEVSSHGLDMGRVLGCGFQTAAFTNLAHDHLDYHHHMDEYRGSKELLFSRLGNSVDDMQKTAVLNGDDAASAYYAKRTAAQVVTYGLGEDCHLRGIQVERAEQGTRFTIQTYTGDQYPVVLKVPGLHNVYNALAAAAICSCEGLSWDEITRGLQSFTGISGRFEDVSTGQDFNITIDYAHNPEGLKAALLTARECTSGKIICVMGCRGERDRLKRPVMAGIAADLADGVVFTSDNVYSEQIEDIFLDMRQGLSEQHLSKSEFVANRQDAILQAIHSANAGDRILITGRGHEKFLYTSDGLQQMSDADIVQSHMVRV
- a CDS encoding LutC/YkgG family protein, whose translation is MNADQSGAGSPNSREAWLAELQAASLLKQKSFMEGIAARLNRPRIQSKPEQPFRGAPEFWNSFQWTTEEQLQQFTANFQAAGGQAVHLATSAEAANFIVGLAEEMKATRILMHHQPGLDRLRLAQQLQHAQVSVWNDEVDINGIEHAARAEIGVIEADHAVAYTGSLVTKSSAHQGRSVSLLPAVLIAIIPVSRLVTRLGEVLAELDSAGREKLPAGIHFISGPSRSADIENDLTIGVHGPGIVYALLVDQW